The following proteins come from a genomic window of Venturia canescens isolate UGA chromosome 4, ASM1945775v1, whole genome shotgun sequence:
- the LOC122409773 gene encoding uncharacterized protein, which translates to MSVNPLTWKSRNFLYFILGLISFYALFIHKRKHNVSFEATIRNSKPVTVWEFVADFSNMKKLNPTIEDFNIIAESGDLDHWKYSVKYTEHLSHVPSVRNTAHGHYSVRPEGDGFLISSEHRTCFYSTFDCVDSLSEFRFNSMGKDTKCQEIVQYECPIIFSMLCHKEVMFQRREIMKRLEQHFTMSNSIEKDDAEN; encoded by the exons atgagCGTCAATCCGTTAACATGGAAatccagaaattttttatatttcattctgggattgatttcattttacGCTCTTTTTATCCACAAGAGGAAACACAATGTGAGCTTCGAAGCTACCATCAGAAACTCCAAACCAGTTACTGTCTGGGAATTCGTTGCTGATTTTagcaacatgaaaaaacttaatCCAACTAT AGAGGATTTCAATATCATTGCCGAAAGCggagatttggatcattggaAGTATTCGGTCAAATATACAGAACATCTTAGTCATGTACCTTCTGTACGGAACACAGCTCATGGTCATTACTCGGTGAGACCCGAAGGTGATGGTTTTTTGATCAGTTCTGAGCATCGAACATGTTTTTACTCCACTTTTGATTGTG TGGACTCTCTTTCAGAGTTCAGGTTCAACAGCATGGGTAAAGATACAAAATGCCAAGAAATTGTCCAATATGAATGCCCAATTATATTCTCCATGCTTTGCCATAAGGAAGTCATGTTTCAGCGACGAGAAATCATGAAGAGATTGGAACAACATTTTACAATGAGCAACAGCATTGAAAAAGATGATGCAGAAAATTGA
- the eIF4EHP gene encoding eukaryotic translation initiation factor 4E type 2 isoform X2: protein MAEKFDTLKTTNEDDSEEIDLCDPTAKLRLPPIEIGPNEHPLQFGYALWYTRNPVGKITDSGYAQNLRLVGRFASVEQFWALYSHLLRPSELMSNSDFHLFKNGIKPMWEDVNNRMGGRFQLKLKKGLVDRCWENLLLALLGEQFMVGEEICGVVVSVKFGTIPFSDVCRKTKHQCDFSFFSK from the exons ATGGCAGAGAAATTCGATAC TTTAAAAACAACAAATGAGGATGACAGCGAAGAAATAGATCTCTGCGATCCAACCGCAAAACTCAGACTA CCACCAATCGAAATAGGGCCGAATGAGCATCCTTTACAATTTGGTTATGCTCTATGGTATACAAGGAATCCGGTCGGCAAAATCACCGATTCGGGTTATGCTCAAAACCTCAGACTCGTAGGCAGATTTGCCAGTGTCGAGCAATTTTGGGCTTTGTACAGTCATTTACTAAGGCCCTCCGAACTTATGTCAAATTCTGACTTTCATCTCTTCAAGAATGGTATCAAACCCATGTGGGAA gaTGTCAACAACCGCATGGGTGGAAGATTTCAGTTAAAGTTAAAAAAAGGTCTGGTTGATCGTTGCTGGGAGAATCTTTTACTGGCTTTGTTAGGAGAGCAATTTATGGTTGGAGAAGAAATCTGCGGCGTTGTTGTATCAGTCAAGTTTGGg ACCATACCCTTTTCCGATGTATGCAGAAAAACGAAGCACCAGtgtgatttttctttcttctccaAATAA
- the LOC122409755 gene encoding uncharacterized protein, whose product MSENDATQSGSNGKLSALSPLLSKVPKGNSKIFILTPEILQSLGITSHAGIKRTASAPAKKEDIDNSKTIKLPEVKDKGSRKETDRTKQETSSSSCQYKEESISSTPKMKKARQKRAAETLEKPQMDERSNNRSKEDIKTKLENTASSSRTTRRVVKPKKFDDYVVTDDYLATTLPKDNFVFTPPAPKREPRRSLPNLKKDKALTQTSNTANEMKEKETLGKINPVKQNESNKTVEKINERQASFGKPRSKSASESSLVLSKTLSSTETKIIRTYKRRNSQEQKQNNDKRVESEIPKCTKAQESAANFIRKIHTYASPKMKKQIEQENQKGISKIQETNESVILNKIADPESCQNQSVFDSENKKHDSSQKVEEIKTLKKNVPLKNNLESPDKVVFIEGEQSGKGDMISEEKMNGTKVCCSLESSVVPLFESIDSQSPAIDTNTTNEASIAKSNLPKIPRGTKDKCTKPRGIKSWNNDKSKHLEKILSPELPENKKICQSPKKLSADFSSNAEQTRIKKDKIMTVEPQENSSSNSDLCEAQENKEEMKKPHKMKCSPPLKVKPLKRIKSLPKRKEIISKSNIEKYLDKHEASGSKLDESKSRSKDETKNTKRRSLKSRPEDHVTISEPKTGLLTDKKKIIDFNLVPDTSGTDKMIYSGKTPDVSNTAEVMSEAHKLAETNDNKNIRKNASKFPQGAKVLDQNKRISSSSTVPKRTNEKRKNNSKNHESPKEKDKIRKLYSTPISAKENEAISLEGTSKDPHHIEISADKVTIQPELDTPICPDKDEVVASKSDSTFSNEKAIILTNSHESEFSDVEYQQRLSEHATNTGKDSTPLPEIVSGIENPSSNTADCNIEEIGSTGFLELANESSRTDLNPEANESPDGPKVSRKRGRPRKSETPKQVPVETSIEVEKVNIQDTKEIVAGAAEENIGRVKKPVQRDINEIDGKGLSDGSDDESTTEETISRRRRGRPTGSIPYSRTRGRGRGRGRGRGRGRGPTDSEYIPRERPSRDQKAVDKSTKELDVVDDSQKSQMIPPSVEVECGKCKEKMPKKSWPLHNLMTHNDMGWLSGQPEPDFTDEKFLRSVLAAVVRKKKGKGFFTCELCGDMKRSAIGFISHLQFCGKTEDEKTALMVKCPTCGNVMMSSSWPMHERYHRQLMKAKDELTVEAKESPGPRRGKRKAAEKAATKITEFTDLIKEDEPPTKRQKLKIEEISRFISRPRDTRNPPNRWRGLWKVDLSTKGKTNCRQPGCNFVTDTLKSMFEHNSNCPHVPRVNYSCRICKYFHENEKEVMKHVRSNHAEGKTLQVDSDFEHNDTSNSSDDDSEPADDKPPKASSTQNRSGSNRHKRPLTHIKFLDKEVSVDQKRYFTPAIRWTMEFERKNYRLKLFENLLPNPMERLREEDAQVYLPELETSMRVGETAKRGNEKSIEWTRFQRFQGKTNDGILTLFAGGPVWAIAWLTIPVTVYNEEVDQYVAISTHPTMESAYTVGKSHAEKNLIQIWSVGHLDHRKGMKHSDPRFAYGVAHDKGTIWCLEWCPSGCYDHPSFHNNKQEKQQSEGPKRMGLLAAACSDGCVHIFSLPFPSCLNSDNTDGIQEASPIYKTKPVLTLLTNTAMYESGEQTWQCTKLNWSKELGHDTIIAGYTNGYVALWNLNAESPLFVTKRGETTLIDAYHHFFAHGHAISFVHLIPYGHKRFCVSSSYDRFTKVWDLEDTSYPLSTIKRGIAMDGAWLTHWPGYLTAYDDVIVHGHTYYILLRQSAVRIFPLLPSNSATFSVDTSDYGNSVGHGTMAGEVLVMFPHHLWHLRDMERNLPKRRWLASSTEVVDFESSKLEKAANSKSKEKDNEYVYMPETYEKCKDRFGIAFHNNLNRERSKQRTRPPCAERLAPVKIEQYPFTSVNRLSWNPNSWSYLWLCVGYQNGLVRFFNFNSIDIEKESRKLLPTHAEAMLDESRRNLLESENENLLPSNASHTSDSQRHS is encoded by the exons ATGTCTGAAAATGATGCAACCCAAAGCGGGTCCAATGGGAAACTGTCTGCGCTATCTCCGTTGTTATCGAAGGTACCTAAAGGCAATTCCAAAATATTCATCCTCACTCCCGAAATCTTGCAATCTCTCGGGATAACAAGCCATGCCGGAATCAAACGAACTGCTTCTGCACCAGCGAAGAAAGAAGATATCGATAATTCAAAGACAATAAAATTACCTGAAGTGAAAGATAAAGGATCACGAAAAGAAACAGACCGCACAAAGCAAGAAACAAGTTCAAGCAGCTGTCAGTACAAAGAAGAATCGATCTCTAGTACcccaaaaatgaagaaagcaAGGCAAAAGAGGGCTGCTGAGACTCTTGAAAAACCACAGATGGATGAAAGGAGCAACAACAGGAGCAAGGAggatattaaaacaaaattggaaaatacTGCCAGTAGCTCAAGGACTACTAGACGCGTAGTCAAACCAAAGAAATTCGATGACTATGTTGTGACGGATGATTATCTTGCTACAACTTTACCTAAGGATAATTTTGTCTTCACACCACCAGCCCCTAAACGAGAACCTCGTAGATCCTTGCCCAATCTGAAAAAAGACAAAGCTCTAACTCAAACGTCTAATACagcaaacgaaatgaaagaaaaagaaacgttgGGTAAAATAAATCCTGTGAAACAAAATGAATCAAACAAAACAGTTGAGAAGATTAATGAGCGACAAGCGAGCTTTGGCAAACCCAGAAGTAAATCCGCTAGTGAGAGTTCCCTTGTACTATCCAAAACTTTAAGTTCAACTGAGACTAAAATAATCAGGACGTACAAGAGACGAAATTCGCAAgagcaaaaacaaaataatgacaaGAGGGTAGAAAGTGAAATTCCTAAATGTACAAAAGCGCAAGAAAGCGCAGCAAACTTTATTCGTAAAATTCACACATATGCCAGTCccaaaatgaagaaacaaattgaaCAAGAAAACCAGAAGggaatctcaaaaattcaggaAACAAACGAATCGGTGATTCTGAATAAAATAGCAGATCCGGAATCGTGTCAAAATCAAAGTGTCTTTGAcagcgagaataaaaaacatgaCTCAAGCCAAAAGGTAGAGGAAATAaaaaccttaaaaaaaaatgttccattgaaaaataatctagAATCTCCTGACAAAGTCGTATTTATCGAAGGAGAACAATCAGGAAAAGGAGACATGATCTCCGAAGAGAAAATGAATGGTACCAAAGTCTGCTGCTCCTTGGAAAGTTCGGTTGTTCCTTTGTTTGAGTCAATTGACTCACAGTCACCCGCTATTGACACAAATACAACGAATGAAGCTTCTATCGCAAAATCAAATCTTCCGAAAATCCCTCGCGGAACAAAAGACAAATGTACAAAGCCACGGGGAATTAAATCTTGGAATAACGACAAATCAAAACATCTGGAGAAGATTCTTTCTCCAGAATTaccggagaataaaaaaatctgtcaAAGTCCCAAAAAACTTTCAGCAGATTTTTCTAGCAATGCGGAACAGACTCGGATTAAGAAAGACAAAATTATGACCGTAGAGCCTCAGGAGAATTCTAGTTCAAACTCGGACCTCTGCGAAGCTCAAGAGAATAAAGAAGAAATGAAGAAGCCGCATAAAATGAAATGTTCACCTCCGTTGAAAGTGAAACCTcttaaaagaataaaatctctgccaaaaaggaaggaaataatttcgaaatctaatattgaaaaatatttagataaacATGAAGCGAGTGGTTCTAAATTAGATGAATCAAAATCACGTTCCAaggatgaaacaaaaaatacaaagcgCCGTTCATTGAAGTCTCGGCCTGAGGATCACGTTACAATTTCTGAGCCTAAGACAGGATTACtaacagataaaaaaaaaattatagattTTAATCTCGTTCCGGACACCTCGGGCACagataaaatgatttattcggGCAAAACACCAGATGTTTCCAATACTGCGGAGGTTATGTCCGAGGCTCACAAACTTGCAGAAACAaatgacaataaaaatatcagaaaGAATGCGTCAAAATTTCCGCAAGGGGCTAAAGTTCTCGATCAGAATAAACGAATTTCTTCGAGCTCCACTGTACCGAaacgaacgaatgaaaagagaaaaaataattcaaagaaTCACGAAAGCCCGAAGGAAAAAGACAAAATCCGTAAACTGTATTCCACGCCCATTTCTGCTAAAGAAAATGAAGCAATCAGTTTGGAAGGAACATCCAAAGATCCACACCACATTGAAATATCTGCTGATAAGGTTACGATTCAACCGGAGCTGGATACGCCAATTTGCCCGGACAAAGATGAGGTGGTAGCTTCGAAGTCCGATTCGACCTTCTCTAACGAAAAGGCAATAATTTTAACGAATTCTCATGAATCGGAATTTTCGGATGTAGAATATCAACAAAGATTATCCGAACATGCAACGAACACAGGAAAAGACTCCACACCGCTTCCTGAAATCGTCTCCGGTATCGAAAATCCATCGAGTAATACTGCAGACTGTAACATCGAAGAAATCGGTTCTACTGGTTTTTTGGAATTAGCAAATGAGAGTTCGCGAACCGACCTGAATCCCGAAGCAAATGAATCGCCGGACGGACCGAAAGTTTCACGAAAAAGAGGAAGACCAAGGAAGTCAGAAACTCCAAAACAAGTTCCAGTGGAAACAAGCATCGAAGTGGAAAAAGTGAATATCCAGGACACCAAGGAAATAGTAGCTGGAGCTGCTGAGGAAAATATCGGTCGCGTTAAGAAACCTGTACAACGAGACATCAACGAAATCGATGGAAAAGGTTTAAGCGATGGAAGCGACGATGAGTCCACGACGGAGGAAACTATTTCAAGACGTCGCCGAGGACGACCTACTGGTTCAATACCGTACAGCAGGACCAGAGGACGTGGAAGAGGCCGTGGTCGAGGTCGGGGTCGAGGTCGTGGACCCACAGATTCTGAATATATTCCTAGAGAACGACCGTCTCGGGATCAAAAAGCTGTTGACAAAAGTACCAAGGAGCTTGATGTAGTCGACGATTCGCAAAAATCTCAA ATGATTCCTCCGTCTGTAGAAGTCGAATGTGGCAagtgtaaagaaaaaatgccaaaaaaGTCTTGGCCCCTACACAACTTGATGACTCACAATGACATGGGTTGGCTGAGTGGTCAACCAGAACCG GACTTTAcggatgagaaatttctccgttCCGTCTTGGCAGCAGTGGTGCGAAAGAAGAAAGGCAAAGGGTTTTTCACGTGCGAGTTGTGCGGCGATATGAAACGTAGTGCCATCGGTTTCATTTCGCATTTACAGTTTTGCGGAAAAACGGAAGAT gaAAAAACGGCACTTATGGTGAAATGCCCAACATGCGGGAACGTAATGATGTCATCTTCGTGGCCGATGCACGAACGATATCACCGACAACTGATGAAAGCCAAAGATGAGTTGACGGTAGAAGCCAAAGAGAGTCCCGGGCCTCGCAGAGGAAAGCGCAAAGCAGCTGAAAA AGCAGCGACTAAAATTACCGAATTCACGGATCTCATCAAAGAAGACGAACCACCCACTAAAAGACAGAAACTGAAGATCGAAGAGATC AGTCGTTTCATATCCCGACCCCGAGATACGAGGAATCCTCCGAATCGATGGAGAGGCTTATGGAAAGTGGATTTGAGTACGAAAGGAAAAACGAATTGTCGACAACCCGGTTGCAATTTTGTCACTGACACGCTAAAATCGATGTTCGAGCACAATTCTAATTGTCCCCATGTTCCACGTGTG AATTACTCGTGCAGAATTTGCAAATATTTTCACGAGAATGAGAAGGAAGTAATGAAACACGTAAGATCGAATCACGCCGAGGGTAAAACTCTTCAGGTCGATTCCGATTTCGAGCACAACGATACCTCCAATTCCAGTGATGACGACTCTGAACCAGCAGATGATAAGCCACCCAAAGCCAGTTCGACCCAAAATCGGAGTGGATCCAATAGACACA AGCGTCCCCTTACACACATCAAGTTTCTAGACAAGGAGGTATCTGTGGATCAAAAACGATACTTCACACCAGCCATTCGTTGGACGATGGAATT CGAACGTAAAAACTACCGTTTGaagttgtttgaaaatttattaccCAATCCAATGGAGCGCCTGAGGGAGGAAGATGCGCAAGTATATTTGCCGGAACTCGAAACTTCGATGCGAGTTGGGGAAACAGCGAAacgaggaaatgaaaaatcgatcgagtgGACAAGATTTCAACGATTTCAGGGAAAAACAAACGACG gAATTCTCACGCTCTTCGCGGGTGGTCCTGTTTGGGCGATTGCTTGGTTGACGATTCCAGTGACTGTGTACAATGAAGAAGTTGATCAATACGTTGCTATTAGTACACATCCGACCATGGAGAGTGCTTACACCGTGGGGAAATCccatgctgagaaaaatctcaTTCAAATATGGTCCGTTGGCCACTTGGATCATCg AAAAGGAATGAAACACTCGGATCCGCGTTTCGCCTATGGAGTAGCGCACGATAAAGGAACGATTTGGTGCCTCGAATGGTGTCCTTCCGGTTGCTACGACCACCCGAGCTTTCACAACAACAAACAAGAGAAGCAACAGAGCGAGGGTCCAAAAAGGATGGGCCTGTTAGCTGCTGCATGCTCAGATGGCTGCGTCCACatattttctctcccttttcccAGTTGCCTTAATTCTGACAATACCGATGGGATTCAGGAAGCTTCACCCATTTACAAAACAAAGCCTGTCCTGACCCTGTTAACAAATACCGCGATGTACGAAAGTGGGGAACAGACGTGGCAATGCACGAAACTCAATTGGAGCAAAGAGCTGGGGCACGA TACCATCATCGCCGGTTACACGAACGGTTATGTCGCCTTGTGGAATCTCAATGCCGAGTCTCCACTCTTTGTCACGAAACGTGGCGAAACGACGCTCATTGATGCCTATCATCACTTTTTTGCTCACGGTCATGCGATTAGTT ttgTTCATCTCATTCCTTATGGGCACAAGAGATTCTGCGTTTCTTCGAGTTACGACCGATTCACCAAAGTTTGGGATCTTGAAGATACGTCTTATCCCCTGAGCACGATCAAAAGAGGAATTGCCATGGATGGTGCTTGGTTGACCCATTGGCCCGGATATCTCACCGCTTACGATGACGT GATTGTTCATGGTCACACATATTACATCTTATTGAGACAATCAGCAGTCAGGATTTTTCCTCTCTTGCCTAGCAATTCAGCGACTTTC agcgTTGATACATCGGACTATGGGAACAGTGTAGGCCATGGGACAATGGCTGGTGAAGTTTTGGTAATGTTCCCCCACCATTTGTGGCACCTCCGCGACATGGAGCGAAATCTACCGAAAAGACGATGG TTGGCCTCGAGCACCGAAGTCGTAGATTTTGAATCATCCAAACTCGAGAAAGCAGCGAATTCCaaatcgaaagaaaaggaCAACGAATATGTTTACATGCCGGAAActtatgaaaaatgtaaagacCGCTTTGGAATTGCATTCCACAATAATTTAAAT CGCGAACGCAGTAAACAAAGAACAAGACCGCCATGCGCCGAAAGATTGGCACCAGTCAAGATCGAGCAATATCCTTTCACCTCAGTCAATCGG ctCTCGTGGAATCCGAATTCTTGGAGTTATCTGTGGCTGTGCGTTGGTTATCAAAACGGTCTGGTGCGATTTTTCAACTTCAATTCCATTGACATTGAGAAAGAATCCAGGAAGCTGTTGCCGACTCATGCGGAAGCAATGCTCGATGAATCGCGAAGGAACCTGCTCGAGTcggaaaacgaaaatttgttgCCTTCCAACGCTAGTCATACCAGCGATAGTCAACGTCACAGTTGA
- the eIF4EHP gene encoding eukaryotic translation initiation factor 4E type 2 isoform X1, with amino-acid sequence MAEKFDTLKTTNEDDSEEIDLCDPTAKLRLPPIEIGPNEHPLQFGYALWYTRNPVGKITDSGYAQNLRLVGRFASVEQFWALYSHLLRPSELMSNSDFHLFKNGIKPMWEDVNNRMGGRFQLKLKKGLVDRCWENLLLALLGEQFMVGEEICGVVVSVKFGEDKLYVWNRKCEDVATRARIRDTLKRVLNIPADARMKYKTHNDALKHIAPKGQDE; translated from the exons ATGGCAGAGAAATTCGATAC TTTAAAAACAACAAATGAGGATGACAGCGAAGAAATAGATCTCTGCGATCCAACCGCAAAACTCAGACTA CCACCAATCGAAATAGGGCCGAATGAGCATCCTTTACAATTTGGTTATGCTCTATGGTATACAAGGAATCCGGTCGGCAAAATCACCGATTCGGGTTATGCTCAAAACCTCAGACTCGTAGGCAGATTTGCCAGTGTCGAGCAATTTTGGGCTTTGTACAGTCATTTACTAAGGCCCTCCGAACTTATGTCAAATTCTGACTTTCATCTCTTCAAGAATGGTATCAAACCCATGTGGGAA gaTGTCAACAACCGCATGGGTGGAAGATTTCAGTTAAAGTTAAAAAAAGGTCTGGTTGATCGTTGCTGGGAGAATCTTTTACTGGCTTTGTTAGGAGAGCAATTTATGGTTGGAGAAGAAATCTGCGGCGTTGTTGTATCAGTCAAGTTTGGg GAAGACAAACTATATGTATGGAATCGCAAATGTGAAGATGTGGCAACGAGAGCAAGAATTAGAGATACGTTAAAGAGAGTATTAAATATACCTGCGGATGCTCGAATGAAATACAAAACTCACAATGATGCTTTAAAACACATCGCGCCGAAAGGCCAAGATGAGTGA